Proteins encoded in a region of the Isoalcanivorax pacificus W11-5 genome:
- the cspE gene encoding transcription antiterminator/RNA stability regulator CspE, with protein sequence MATGTVKWFNESKGFGFITQDDGGADVFVHFSAIQGTGFKTLQEGQKVTYEIQQGPKGPQAANVTPG encoded by the coding sequence ATGGCTACCGGCACTGTTAAATGGTTCAACGAGTCCAAGGGTTTTGGCTTCATTACTCAGGACGACGGCGGCGCAGACGTATTCGTACATTTCAGCGCGATTCAGGGCACCGGTTTCAAGACGCTGCAGGAAGGTCAGAAAGTGACCTATGAAATCCAGCAAGGTCCGAAAGGTCCTCAAGCGGCTAACGTTACCCCTGGCTGA
- a CDS encoding NfeD family protein: MAAHSASNIRAPGRRWRALGALTCLVLGGLMSLASLVSTGASQRAPVVVLDIDGPIGPATSDYLSRSMDSARDEHGAQLVVIRLDTPGGLDSAMRDMIKVILASPVPVAVYVSPGGARAASAGTYLLYASHIAAMAPSTHLGSATPVQIGGMPGQPEQPEEDGETDDDGKRRGGTAMERKVLEDAVAYIRSLADLRGRNAEWAEQAVRDAVNLTAPEALAQQVIEYVAPSLDDLLTQLDGREVALDDGTRTLQTAGAAVVTLEPDWRNQLLSVITNPNIAYFLMLVGFYGIIFELASPGNIYPGVIGAICLVLALYAFQVLPVNYAGLALILLGVAFMVGEAFMPSFGALGLGGVVAFVFGSVILLDDAHLRISLPLIGGLALVSAGFMLWTLTRLLRLRRRPPQTGEEALIGQLATAQHDFDGEGRVRLLGESWLARAPGPVRRGDRLRVLAVDGLHLSVEPAGASAPAPNEENRP; this comes from the coding sequence GTGGCTGCACATTCCGCTTCGAATATCCGCGCGCCGGGCCGTCGCTGGCGGGCTCTCGGTGCACTCACCTGTCTGGTGCTGGGCGGCCTCATGAGCCTGGCGTCACTGGTTTCCACCGGCGCAAGCCAGCGCGCTCCGGTGGTGGTGCTCGACATCGACGGGCCGATTGGTCCGGCCACCAGCGACTACCTCTCCCGCAGTATGGACAGCGCCCGCGACGAGCACGGCGCGCAACTGGTGGTGATCCGCCTGGATACACCCGGCGGGCTCGACAGTGCCATGCGCGACATGATCAAGGTGATCCTGGCCTCGCCCGTACCGGTGGCGGTCTATGTCAGCCCCGGCGGCGCACGTGCGGCCAGTGCCGGTACCTACCTGCTTTACGCCAGCCACATCGCCGCGATGGCGCCCTCGACACACCTGGGCTCGGCGACGCCGGTGCAGATCGGCGGCATGCCCGGCCAGCCGGAGCAGCCAGAAGAGGACGGCGAGACGGACGACGATGGCAAGCGCCGTGGCGGCACCGCGATGGAGCGCAAGGTGCTGGAGGATGCGGTGGCCTATATCCGCAGCCTGGCGGATTTGCGCGGTCGCAATGCCGAGTGGGCCGAGCAGGCGGTGCGCGATGCGGTGAACCTGACCGCCCCGGAGGCGCTGGCGCAGCAGGTGATCGAATATGTCGCCCCCAGCCTGGATGATCTGCTGACGCAGCTTGATGGCCGGGAAGTGGCGCTCGACGACGGCACGCGCACCTTGCAAACCGCCGGGGCCGCTGTGGTGACGCTGGAACCGGACTGGCGCAACCAGCTGCTGTCGGTGATCACCAATCCCAACATTGCCTACTTCCTGATGCTGGTCGGCTTCTACGGCATCATTTTCGAGCTGGCCAGCCCCGGCAATATCTACCCCGGTGTGATTGGCGCCATCTGCCTGGTGCTGGCGCTGTACGCCTTCCAGGTGTTGCCGGTGAATTACGCCGGCCTTGCGCTGATCCTGCTGGGGGTGGCGTTCATGGTGGGCGAAGCCTTCATGCCCAGCTTCGGCGCGCTCGGGCTGGGTGGCGTGGTGGCGTTCGTGTTCGGTTCGGTGATCCTGCTGGACGACGCGCACCTGCGCATTTCATTGCCCCTGATCGGCGGCCTCGCCCTGGTGTCCGCCGGCTTCATGCTGTGGACCCTGACGCGCCTGCTGCGCTTGCGGCGACGTCCGCCGCAGACCGGGGAAGAGGCGCTGATCGGCCAGCTGGCCACGGCCCAGCATGATTTCGACGGCGAGGGCCGGGTGCGCCTGCTGGGCGAATCCTGGCTGGCCCGCGCGCCGGGCCCGGTGCGCCGGGGCGACAGATTGCGGGTGCTGGCCGTGGACGGCCTGCACCTGAGCGTTGAACCGGCCGGTGCCTCCGCACCGGCGCCGAATGAGGAGAACAGACCATGA
- a CDS encoding HopJ type III effector protein produces the protein MNATDATSDTAALTEESLLQLLETRPNEVEFEQVMAIIDAHYDYTPTRFINGVKGDQVINAAGENEGSCRIFAFAQRHELNTARTLACFGRFYRDDVLDQLNGKNHPNIRVFMRHGWAGIQFDGNPLTPRKLH, from the coding sequence ATGAATGCAACTGACGCAACGTCCGACACCGCAGCACTGACCGAAGAATCGCTGCTGCAACTGCTGGAAACCCGCCCCAACGAGGTCGAGTTCGAGCAGGTCATGGCGATCATCGACGCACATTATGACTACACCCCTACCCGCTTCATCAATGGCGTCAAGGGTGACCAGGTGATCAACGCCGCCGGTGAAAATGAAGGCTCATGCCGTATTTTTGCCTTCGCCCAGCGGCACGAACTGAACACTGCGCGCACGCTGGCCTGCTTTGGCCGCTTCTACCGCGACGATGTGCTCGACCAGCTCAACGGCAAGAACCACCCGAATATCCGTGTGTTCATGCGCCACGGCTGGGCCGGTATCCAGTTCGACGGCAATCCGCTCACGCCCCGCAAACTGCATTGA
- a CDS encoding hybrid sensor histidine kinase/response regulator translates to MTTRKGVCAFWLWLISMILGAPATAAPLTLISPVAPTALAPYLDYWCDGDGQATLAQARQQDYRRVGSAQVAFGYRDDACWFRVSLIQEGDAPLPLWLTVDYALLDALDVYLVQGDDPLPRAHWSLGEAMPFAERPVATRAFTVPLSLPAASSQALYLRVQTQSSMTVPVQLSGSQPWLEYALGHDWILGVLYGIGFGLFAYHLVLWLGAREKANRFYVLHVGSALLYVACLQGVAQRFWPALLPWPADLPFLAAYLALLSGALFARDFLDTASLPKTDGFLRLLIGALSLAMLGQLVLPHGSMNHLQGVFAILTIATLMPVGLICLWRQRPQAWVFLLAWGLFLVMVVALALNTYGLLGTFPVLLNLHGLQIALACQQILLSLGLAGRLNTLKRESLERAHEMARAQADNAAKSEFLARMSHEIRTPMNAVLGLTELMRDTRLDPTQRNYMDTIYNAGQSLLGVINDILDYSKIAAGKLELEAHDFNLPKLLEDCLTIFHGSAEQKGLRLVADLSADLPEWVSGDGPRLRQVVLNLLSNAVKFTQRGEVRLSAHCSGTGGVVWLHCVVADEGIGMTRVQVAQLFESFQQADISTTRRYGGTGLGLAISRQLVELMGGAIEVESRAGQGSRFHFRVRLLQGRPPERGTDDPSPTSFVGIKVLLVEDNAVNQMVVRALLGRLGVSATLASGGEEALELLAAGDRFDLILMDCEMPGLDGYETTRRIRLLERSGRLPHRPIIALTAHALSEHRERCLAAGMDDHLSKPLTLQQVTSTLYKWVSARGSGD, encoded by the coding sequence ATGACGACCAGGAAGGGTGTGTGCGCATTTTGGCTTTGGCTGATCAGCATGATTCTCGGGGCACCGGCAACGGCTGCGCCACTGACACTGATCTCTCCGGTGGCGCCCACGGCGCTGGCACCGTATCTCGACTACTGGTGTGACGGCGACGGACAGGCCACGCTGGCCCAGGCGCGACAACAGGACTATCGCCGTGTCGGCAGCGCGCAGGTGGCGTTTGGCTATCGTGATGACGCCTGCTGGTTTCGGGTATCACTCATACAGGAAGGTGATGCGCCTCTGCCGTTGTGGTTGACGGTGGACTACGCGCTGCTGGATGCGCTGGACGTTTACCTGGTGCAGGGCGATGACCCGCTACCGCGTGCGCACTGGTCTCTGGGCGAGGCGATGCCGTTTGCTGAGCGGCCTGTGGCCACCCGTGCCTTCACGGTGCCGCTGAGCCTGCCGGCGGCATCCTCACAGGCGCTGTACCTGCGTGTGCAGACGCAAAGCTCCATGACGGTGCCCGTGCAACTCAGCGGCAGCCAGCCCTGGCTGGAGTATGCGCTGGGCCATGACTGGATACTGGGCGTCCTGTATGGCATCGGCTTCGGCCTGTTTGCCTATCATCTTGTGCTCTGGCTTGGTGCACGCGAGAAAGCCAACCGTTTCTATGTGCTGCATGTTGGCAGCGCCCTGTTGTACGTCGCCTGCCTGCAGGGTGTGGCGCAACGGTTCTGGCCGGCACTGCTGCCGTGGCCGGCGGACCTGCCGTTTCTGGCGGCCTATCTGGCGCTGCTTTCCGGTGCACTGTTCGCGCGTGATTTTCTCGATACCGCCTCGCTGCCGAAAACCGACGGCTTTCTGCGGCTGCTGATCGGGGCACTGAGCCTGGCGATGCTCGGCCAGCTGGTGCTGCCACACGGCAGCATGAACCACCTGCAGGGCGTCTTTGCGATTCTGACCATCGCCACGCTGATGCCGGTGGGGCTGATCTGCCTGTGGCGCCAGCGGCCGCAAGCCTGGGTCTTTCTGCTTGCCTGGGGGCTGTTCCTGGTGATGGTGGTGGCGTTGGCGCTGAACACCTACGGCCTGCTGGGTACCTTCCCGGTGCTGCTCAATCTGCACGGCCTGCAGATTGCGCTGGCCTGCCAGCAGATCCTGCTGTCGCTGGGGCTGGCCGGCCGGCTCAACACACTCAAGCGCGAAAGCCTGGAGCGCGCTCACGAGATGGCCCGCGCGCAGGCCGACAATGCGGCAAAAAGCGAATTTCTGGCGCGCATGAGCCATGAGATCCGCACGCCGATGAACGCAGTGCTCGGGCTGACGGAACTGATGCGCGATACACGGCTGGACCCGACCCAGCGCAACTACATGGACACCATCTACAACGCCGGCCAGAGCCTGCTCGGTGTCATCAACGACATTCTCGACTATTCCAAGATCGCGGCCGGCAAGCTGGAACTGGAAGCCCACGACTTCAACCTGCCGAAACTGCTGGAAGACTGCCTGACCATTTTCCATGGCAGCGCGGAACAGAAAGGCCTGCGGCTGGTGGCGGACCTGTCTGCCGACCTGCCCGAATGGGTGTCCGGCGACGGGCCGCGCCTGCGCCAGGTGGTGTTGAACCTGCTCTCCAACGCGGTGAAATTCACCCAGCGCGGCGAGGTGCGGTTAAGCGCCCACTGTTCCGGCACGGGCGGGGTGGTGTGGCTGCACTGCGTGGTGGCCGATGAAGGCATCGGCATGACCCGCGTCCAGGTGGCGCAATTGTTCGAATCGTTCCAGCAGGCGGATATTTCCACCACGCGTCGCTACGGCGGCACCGGGCTGGGGTTGGCCATTTCCCGGCAACTGGTGGAACTGATGGGTGGCGCCATAGAGGTCGAAAGCCGCGCCGGGCAGGGCTCGCGTTTTCATTTTCGCGTGCGGCTGTTGCAGGGCCGGCCGCCGGAGCGTGGCACGGATGATCCGTCGCCCACCAGTTTTGTGGGCATCAAGGTCCTGCTGGTGGAAGACAATGCCGTCAACCAGATGGTGGTGCGGGCGTTGCTCGGGCGGCTGGGGGTCAGCGCAACTCTGGCGTCCGGTGGTGAAGAAGCGCTCGAATTGCTGGCGGCGGGAGACCGTTTCGACCTGATCCTGATGGATTGTGAAATGCCCGGCCTGGACGGCTATGAAACCACGCGGCGTATCCGCCTGCTGGAACGCAGCGGCAGGTTGCCGCATCGTCCGATCATCGCGCTCACCGCGCATGCCCTCAGCGAACACCGCGAGCGTTGCCTGGCGGCGGGCATGGATGACCACCTGTCGAAACCGCTGACGCTGCAACAGGTAACCTCGACGCTGTACAAGTGGGTGTCGGCGCGCGGCAGCGGCGATTAG
- the rapA gene encoding RNA polymerase-associated protein RapA, translated as MTEFAIGQRWLSETETELGLGIVVNLDYRLVTLFYPACEEERTYAKTNAPLSRMAFTPGDTIHTQDGQRLIVHEAVEVEQLLIYRAAPEDDPGALRQVPESQLGYQVELSAVTDRLFSKQLDSTNWFNLRVAALNARAQAENSPVRGLRGPRIDLIGHQLWIAHEVGGRYAPRVLLADEVGLGKTIEAGLILHQQLVTHRAQRVLIVVPQPLVHQWFVEMVRRFNLHFSIFDRERLAALQPEESIKDMLARLIVEEQGDTPDERENPFMSEQLILCSTDFLESCDIDLLAAAEWDLLVVDEAHHLDWRPDAPSEAYQRVARLAAAARGLLLLTATPEQLGLESHFARLRLLDPDRFHSLEAFREEQQNYQAIAAIAAEMVDQAQWSATLKQALAQHVPDVPIEEAHREQILRELLDRSGTGRVLFRNTRKHIAGFPARHVHGVALPYPAMYGPIHFDPTHPDDLLHPESVFRDDTWCAEDPRVTWLADFLRRERGRKVLVICARKETATDLHAWCGYKLGMNVSVFHEDMDIISRDRAAAYFADEEDGAQALICSEIGSEGRNFQFAHDLVLLDLPRNPDLLEQRIGRLDRIGQREDIQIHVPHFAGHGQEVLFRWYDEGMHAFTRTNPAGTQILQGTADALAAALAAPQDSARVDALIAQTRQLTETLLAQLDAGRDRLLELSSHNPEQAEALISQLADADDTPPMGFMEMAFERFGVEVEEHSRHASILKPGPHMLEPFPSLPEEGITVTADRGTALSRDDIQFLTWEHPMVEGAIELVLGEDRGKASVALLKNPKVKPGTLLVEALYSVQCSAPRHLQAERFLPTTLLRSLIDAQGRDLSQAISHDGLSKQCHKMEKPLARKVIESQQSLLEKLLQTDQQRVNGRAQAIIDEARATMQTSQAAERNRLLQLQARNPAIRQEEIDFIDRQTEALAQHLAEARCQLAAVRVIVASQ; from the coding sequence ATGACTGAATTTGCCATTGGCCAGCGCTGGCTCAGCGAAACCGAGACCGAGCTGGGCCTCGGGATCGTCGTCAATCTCGACTATCGCCTCGTCACCCTGTTCTATCCCGCCTGCGAGGAAGAACGTACCTACGCCAAGACCAATGCCCCCCTCTCCCGCATGGCGTTTACACCGGGTGACACGATCCACACCCAGGACGGCCAGCGACTGATCGTGCACGAAGCGGTCGAGGTGGAGCAGTTGTTGATCTATCGTGCGGCGCCGGAGGACGATCCGGGCGCGCTGCGGCAGGTCCCGGAAAGCCAGCTCGGCTATCAGGTGGAACTCTCGGCGGTGACCGACCGGCTGTTCTCCAAGCAGCTCGACAGCACCAACTGGTTCAACCTGCGCGTGGCCGCACTGAACGCCCGGGCGCAGGCGGAAAATTCACCGGTCCGTGGCCTGCGCGGTCCGCGCATCGACCTGATCGGCCACCAGCTCTGGATCGCTCACGAAGTGGGCGGCCGCTATGCACCGCGCGTGCTGCTGGCCGATGAAGTGGGCCTGGGCAAGACCATCGAGGCCGGCCTGATCCTGCATCAGCAACTGGTCACCCACCGTGCGCAGCGTGTGCTGATCGTGGTGCCGCAACCACTGGTCCACCAGTGGTTCGTGGAAATGGTGCGGCGCTTCAATCTGCACTTCAGCATCTTCGACCGCGAACGGCTGGCCGCGCTGCAGCCGGAGGAAAGCATCAAGGACATGCTGGCGCGCCTGATCGTCGAGGAACAGGGCGACACACCGGATGAGCGGGAGAACCCGTTCATGAGCGAACAGCTGATCCTGTGCAGTACCGATTTTCTGGAAAGCTGCGACATTGATCTGCTCGCCGCCGCCGAATGGGACCTGCTGGTGGTGGACGAGGCGCACCATCTGGACTGGCGCCCCGACGCCCCCAGCGAAGCCTATCAGCGCGTCGCGCGTCTGGCGGCCGCCGCCCGTGGCCTGCTGCTGCTCACGGCCACCCCGGAGCAGCTCGGCCTGGAAAGCCATTTTGCCCGTCTGCGGCTGCTCGACCCGGACCGCTTCCACAGCCTGGAAGCGTTCCGCGAGGAACAGCAGAACTATCAGGCCATCGCCGCCATCGCCGCTGAAATGGTGGATCAAGCACAGTGGTCCGCCACGTTGAAGCAGGCGCTGGCGCAGCACGTGCCGGACGTGCCCATCGAAGAGGCGCATCGCGAACAGATCCTGCGCGAACTGCTGGACCGCTCCGGCACCGGCCGCGTGCTGTTCCGCAACACGCGCAAGCATATCGCCGGGTTTCCCGCCCGCCATGTGCATGGCGTGGCGCTGCCTTACCCGGCCATGTACGGGCCGATCCATTTTGACCCGACCCACCCGGACGACCTGCTGCACCCGGAAAGCGTGTTCCGCGACGACACCTGGTGCGCCGAAGACCCGCGTGTCACCTGGCTGGCCGATTTCCTGCGCCGCGAGCGCGGCCGCAAGGTGCTGGTGATCTGTGCCCGCAAGGAAACCGCCACCGACCTGCACGCCTGGTGCGGCTACAAGCTGGGCATGAACGTCAGCGTGTTCCACGAGGACATGGACATCATCAGCCGCGACCGCGCCGCCGCGTATTTCGCCGATGAGGAAGACGGCGCCCAGGCGCTGATCTGTTCCGAGATCGGCAGCGAAGGCCGCAACTTCCAGTTTGCCCACGACCTGGTGCTGCTGGATTTGCCGCGCAATCCCGACCTGCTGGAGCAACGTATCGGTCGCCTGGACCGTATCGGCCAGCGCGAGGACATCCAGATTCACGTGCCGCATTTTGCCGGCCACGGGCAGGAAGTGCTGTTCCGCTGGTACGACGAGGGCATGCACGCCTTTACCCGCACCAATCCCGCCGGCACGCAGATCCTGCAAGGCACTGCAGATGCCCTGGCGGCGGCACTGGCCGCACCGCAGGACAGCGCCCGGGTGGACGCGCTGATCGCCCAGACCCGGCAGCTGACCGAAACGCTGCTGGCGCAGCTGGATGCCGGCCGCGACCGGCTGCTGGAACTCAGCTCGCACAATCCCGAACAGGCCGAGGCCCTGATCTCACAACTGGCGGATGCCGACGACACACCGCCGATGGGTTTCATGGAAATGGCGTTCGAGCGTTTCGGCGTCGAGGTGGAAGAACATTCGCGCCACGCCAGCATTCTGAAGCCCGGCCCGCACATGCTGGAGCCGTTCCCGTCGCTGCCGGAAGAAGGCATCACTGTCACCGCCGACCGTGGCACCGCCCTGAGCCGCGACGATATCCAGTTCCTGACCTGGGAACACCCGATGGTGGAAGGGGCCATTGAACTGGTGCTCGGCGAGGATCGTGGCAAGGCCAGCGTGGCGCTGCTGAAAAACCCGAAGGTAAAACCGGGCACGTTGCTGGTGGAAGCGTTGTACAGCGTACAGTGCAGTGCGCCACGCCACCTGCAGGCCGAACGCTTTCTGCCCACTACGCTGCTGCGCAGCCTGATCGACGCCCAGGGGCGTGATCTCAGCCAGGCGATCAGCCACGATGGCCTGAGCAAGCAGTGCCACAAGATGGAAAAGCCGCTGGCCCGCAAGGTGATCGAAAGCCAGCAGAGCCTGCTGGAAAAACTGCTCCAGACGGACCAGCAACGCGTCAATGGCCGGGCACAGGCGATCATTGATGAGGCGCGCGCAACCATGCAGACCTCGCAGGCCGCCGAACGCAATCGGCTGCTGCAGTTGCAGGCGCGCAATCCGGCCATCCGCCAGGAAGAGATCGATTTCATCGACCGGCAGACCGAGGCGCTGGCGCAACACCTCGCCGAAGCCCGGTGTCAGCTTGCCGCCGTGCGGGTAATCGTCGCCAGCCAGTGA
- a CDS encoding WS/DGAT/MGAT family O-acyltransferase produces MKALSPVDQLFLWLEGRQQPMHVAGLQLFSFPEDAGPKYVSELAQSMRDYCCPVAPFNQRLFTRFGQSFWIEDKQFDIDHHFRHEALPKPGRIRELLSLVSAEHSNLLDRERPLWEAHLIEGIRGRRFALYTKVHHSVVDGISAMRMGMRALSPDPNERDLPPVWANTPKRRERMQLTANPVAAVSGLARLTAGLSKQIATVPALAREVYQMTQKARSDDDYVSIFQAPQSIINQRITGSRRFAAQSYNTSRFKALSKVFGCTLNDIVLAVCGSALREYLISQNALPDKPLIAMVPVNLRQDDSAGGNQIAMILANLGTHIADPANRLRVIKASVEEAKCRYKQMTPAEILNLTALMMAPTGLNLLTGLAPEWRAFNVIISNVPGPKEPLYWNGAKLEGMYPVSIALNQIALNITLTSYVDQLEFGFIGCRRTLPSMQRLLDYLEHGLRELEVAANLK; encoded by the coding sequence ATGAAAGCGCTCAGCCCGGTCGATCAACTGTTTCTCTGGCTGGAAGGCCGCCAGCAGCCCATGCATGTGGCGGGCCTGCAACTGTTCAGCTTCCCCGAGGACGCAGGGCCGAAGTATGTCAGCGAGCTGGCCCAGTCCATGCGCGACTACTGCTGCCCGGTGGCGCCCTTCAACCAGCGGCTGTTCACCCGGTTCGGACAGAGCTTCTGGATCGAGGACAAGCAGTTTGATATCGACCACCATTTCCGCCACGAAGCGTTGCCGAAACCCGGCCGGATTCGTGAGTTGTTGTCGCTGGTGTCCGCCGAGCACTCCAACCTGCTCGACCGGGAGCGCCCGCTGTGGGAGGCGCACCTGATCGAAGGCATCCGGGGCCGCCGCTTCGCGCTCTACACCAAAGTGCATCACTCGGTGGTGGACGGTATTTCCGCCATGCGCATGGGCATGCGCGCCTTGTCGCCGGACCCGAACGAGCGTGACCTGCCGCCGGTCTGGGCCAACACTCCCAAGCGCCGCGAACGCATGCAGCTCACCGCCAACCCGGTGGCCGCCGTCAGCGGCCTGGCGCGGCTCACCGCCGGCCTGAGCAAGCAGATCGCCACCGTGCCGGCGCTGGCGCGCGAGGTCTATCAGATGACGCAGAAGGCGCGCAGCGACGACGACTATGTGTCGATCTTCCAGGCGCCGCAGAGCATCATCAACCAGCGCATCACCGGCAGCCGGCGGTTTGCGGCGCAGTCCTATAACACCAGCCGCTTCAAGGCCCTCAGCAAGGTGTTCGGCTGCACCCTCAACGACATCGTGCTGGCCGTGTGCGGCAGCGCGCTGCGCGAGTATCTGATCAGCCAGAATGCGCTGCCGGACAAGCCGCTGATCGCCATGGTGCCGGTGAACCTGCGCCAGGACGACAGCGCCGGCGGCAACCAGATCGCCATGATCCTGGCCAACCTGGGCACGCATATCGCCGACCCGGCCAACCGCCTGCGCGTGATCAAGGCGTCGGTGGAAGAAGCCAAATGCCGCTACAAGCAGATGACGCCGGCAGAAATCCTCAACCTGACCGCGCTGATGATGGCGCCCACCGGCCTGAACCTGCTGACCGGCCTGGCACCGGAGTGGCGTGCGTTCAACGTGATCATTTCCAACGTACCCGGCCCGAAGGAGCCGCTGTACTGGAACGGCGCGAAGCTGGAAGGTATGTACCCGGTCTCCATCGCGCTGAACCAGATCGCCCTGAACATCACCCTGACCAGTTACGTCGACCAGCTCGAGTTCGGCTTTATCGGCTGCCGCCGCACCCTGCCGTCGATGCAGCGCCTGCTTGATTATCTGGAACACGGGCTGCGCGAGCTGGAAGTGGCGGCCAATCTGAAGTGA
- a CDS encoding GIY-YIG nuclease family protein: MVAKTPEMVWFVYILRCADASLYTGITNDLQRRLLAHNNDDRSGARYTRARRPVELVWHEQHASRSDALRREAAIKRLSRAKKLHLLGAADEP; this comes from the coding sequence ATGGTGGCGAAAACGCCGGAGATGGTGTGGTTTGTGTATATCCTGCGCTGTGCAGACGCCAGTCTGTACACTGGCATTACCAACGATTTACAGCGCCGCCTGCTGGCGCACAACAACGACGACCGTAGCGGCGCACGCTACACGCGGGCGCGACGGCCGGTGGAACTGGTCTGGCACGAACAGCATGCTTCCCGCAGCGATGCACTGCGTCGTGAAGCGGCCATCAAGCGCCTCAGCCGGGCCAAAAAGCTACACCTGCTCGGCGCTGCCGACGAGCCTTGA
- a CDS encoding slipin family protein gives MIAYLIPILFVLGLIALSVRILPEYQRGVVFFLGRFQGVKGPGLIVVIPGVQQMVRVDLRTITLDVPSQDVISRDNVTVRVNAVLYFRVVDPNKAIIQVEDYYSATSQLAQTTLRSVLGKHDLDEMLSERDKLNIDIQEILDEQTDNWGIKVQNVEIKHVDLNENMIRAIARQAEAERERRAKVIHAEGEQQAAEKLVEAANIMSATPGAMQLRYLQTMSDMSNKNSSTIVFPLPMDVMEMFRKKS, from the coding sequence ATGATTGCCTATCTGATTCCGATCCTGTTTGTGCTGGGCCTGATCGCCCTGTCGGTGCGCATCCTGCCCGAATACCAGCGTGGCGTGGTGTTCTTTCTCGGTCGTTTCCAGGGCGTGAAAGGGCCGGGTCTGATCGTGGTGATTCCCGGTGTCCAGCAGATGGTGCGTGTGGACCTGCGCACCATCACGCTGGATGTCCCCAGCCAGGACGTGATTTCCCGCGACAACGTCACCGTGCGCGTGAACGCGGTGCTGTATTTCCGCGTGGTGGACCCGAACAAGGCCATCATCCAGGTGGAGGATTACTACAGCGCCACCAGCCAGCTCGCGCAGACCACCCTGCGCTCGGTGCTGGGCAAGCATGACCTGGATGAAATGCTGTCCGAGCGCGACAAGCTCAATATCGATATTCAGGAAATCCTGGATGAGCAGACCGACAACTGGGGCATCAAGGTGCAGAACGTGGAGATCAAGCACGTCGACCTGAACGAAAACATGATCCGCGCCATTGCCCGCCAGGCGGAAGCCGAACGGGAGCGGCGCGCCAAGGTGATTCACGCCGAAGGTGAACAGCAGGCCGCCGAAAAACTGGTGGAGGCCGCCAACATCATGAGCGCCACGCCGGGCGCCATGCAGCTGCGCTACCTGCAGACCATGAGTGACATGTCGAACAAGAATTCATCCACCATCGTGTTTCCGCTGCCGATGGATGTGATGGAGATGTTCAGGAAGAAATCCTGA
- a CDS encoding SDR family NAD(P)-dependent oxidoreductase — translation MSYYQGKRILITGAGSGIGALMAEQLGRRGAEVIVTARRRKPAEDVARRVQAAGGRGHARLLDVSDLDSIAPFRDQLHTEIGEIDILVNNAGVVFGGEFEQVALSEHLNTLQINTLGLIAMSHAFMNDLRNAHQGHLVNIASASAYIGLPFGSTYAASKWAVLGFSESLRLELKERGINNVAVTTVCPSYISTGMFDGVRNPILSPMLTPEKVVKSILRGVKHRQALVVEPPLVRGIDLLKGALPGPVWDEVAKRSGISTSMRHWQGK, via the coding sequence ATGTCTTACTACCAGGGTAAACGGATATTGATCACTGGCGCCGGGTCCGGCATCGGTGCACTGATGGCCGAACAGCTCGGCCGCCGCGGTGCCGAAGTGATCGTGACCGCGCGCCGTCGCAAACCCGCTGAAGACGTGGCGCGACGGGTGCAGGCAGCCGGTGGCCGCGGCCACGCGCGGCTGCTGGACGTCAGTGATCTGGACAGTATTGCGCCGTTCCGCGACCAGTTGCACACCGAGATCGGCGAGATCGATATCCTGGTCAATAACGCCGGCGTGGTATTCGGCGGCGAATTCGAACAGGTCGCACTGAGTGAACATCTGAATACCCTGCAGATCAACACACTCGGACTGATAGCGATGAGCCACGCCTTCATGAATGACCTGCGCAATGCCCACCAGGGGCATCTGGTGAATATCGCCAGCGCCAGCGCCTATATCGGCCTGCCGTTCGGCAGCACCTACGCCGCCAGCAAGTGGGCCGTGCTGGGCTTTTCCGAATCGTTGCGGCTGGAATTGAAGGAGCGGGGCATCAACAATGTAGCAGTGACCACGGTGTGCCCGAGCTACATCAGCACCGGCATGTTCGACGGCGTGCGCAACCCGATTCTGTCGCCGATGCTGACCCCGGAGAAAGTGGTCAAATCCATCCTGCGTGGTGTGAAGCACCGGCAGGCCCTGGTGGTGGAGCCGCCGCTGGTGCGCGGCATCGACCTGCTCAAGGGGGCGCTACCGGGGCCAGTATGGGATGAAGTCGCCAAACGCTCCGGCATCTCTACCTCGATGCGACACTGGCAAGGCAAATAG